In the genome of Vicia villosa cultivar HV-30 ecotype Madison, WI linkage group LG7, Vvil1.0, whole genome shotgun sequence, one region contains:
- the LOC131616527 gene encoding uncharacterized protein LOC131616527 isoform X1, producing MGEQEEWAQPQSGLLPNGLLPNEAASVIQVLDSERWAKAEQRTAELIACIQPNSPSEQRRNAVAEYVQKLITKCFPCQLQVFTFGSVPLKTYLPDGDIDLSAFCKNQALKDSWAHQVRDMLQNEEKNENADFHVKEVQYIQAEVKIIKCLVENIVVDISFNQLGGLCTLCFLEEVDSLINQNHLFKRSIILIKAWCYYESRILGAHHGLISTYALETLVLYIFHVFNNSFAGPLEVLYRFLEFFSKFDWDNFCVSLWGPVPIISLPDVTAEPPRKDAGNLLLSKSFLEACGSVYAVFPGGPENQGQPFVSKYFNVIDPLRVNNNLGRSVSKGNFFRIRSAFAFGAKKLARLLDCPKDELFLEVNQFFLNTWDRHGSGQRPDVPSNDLWRLRLSNHDQSPGSENLRNNSHKIDNTSNRDHVEREQISHSGVSQNSNLSSDNSSKNSDVSTISHTQIQKNYVNQNNSRNLGQTRRETTSTQGAHVDKIQRNMKIDNPVSDLRGKYLFARTRSSPELTDSYGEVSSQGRRTRTENIKGQNSFVKLENGRRKNFEPVVAARVDDSSGRHSSRQVVGSAAESISNHDEPSSGVPGEEFASVTGAGGMLMMNQEEQDLLNMMPSPTAQGFNGQAHVPMNLPPGHLPFPFPPSVLASMGYGQRNMANFPFIEAPWGANMQFPQGLVPSPLHPYFPGYGLTSNTQDLAEPGNENFSTVENVAEADNDYWHEQERSSASGVESDNGNFEMIPDDKQQSTSGSYNFATSSRPSSSSSSARNQQKFTRENRGSTREEHIDNFHYQDGRRNEVYFDDRVANSELPSAPPSSSFRSKSPSESSWDGSSAKSSKSAREKRGKKSTSSVSATAHGKGKNVSETSSNRADDENREWTPLLTMTSGMSDRSTEPATGLSLQVQRHQISGFEAAQTSGSDSQLPMAPVILGPGSRQRAIDNSGVVPFAFYPTGPPVPFVTMLPFFNFPAESSETSTSSFNGEERAENNDSSLNFDSSEVYDHSEVSSPSNSITRAGVESSDHKPDILNSDFASHWQNLQFGRFCQSPFQPPSMMHPSPIMVPPAYLQGRYPWDGPGRPPSANMNLVSQVVNYGPRLVPVPPLQSVSSRPANVYQRFVEDMPRYRSGTGTYLPNPKVSVRDRHSTNTRRGSYNYDRSDHHSDREGNWNTNSKMRSTGRGHNRNQGEKPISKSERLATSESRAERPWSAHRNDSFIPHQNGPVRGNSSQNSHANVAYGMYSIPGMNPSGVSSNGPAMPSVVMLYPYDHNSGYTSPAEQLEFGSLGPMGFSGANELSQPNEGTPRSSGGILEEQRFHGGPAQRSSPDQPSSPHVSRGPDSNVR from the exons AGCTAATCACAAAGTGCTTTCCTTGCCAG ttgCAGGTGTTCACATTTGGGTCTGTTCCCCTAAAAACGTATTTGCCTGATGGAGATATAGACTTATCAGCATTCTGTAAGAATCAAGCTTTGAAGGATAGTTGGGCACACCAGGTTCGAGACATGCTGCAGAATGAGGAGAAGAATGAGAATGCAGATTTTCATGTCAAGGAGGTTCAGTACATCCAAGCGGAA GTGAAGATTATAAAATGTCTTGTTGAGAATATCGTAGTAGACATTTCATTTAACCAGCTTGGAGGGCTGTGTACCCTTTGTTTTCTTGAGGAG GTTGATAGTCTGATTAACCAAAATCATTTATTCAAGCGTAGCATTATACTGATAAAAGCTTGGTGTTACTATGAGAGCCGAATACTTGGTGCCCACCATGGACTTATCTCTACTTATGCATTAGAAACATTGGTTCTTTACATATTTCATGTTTTCAACAATTCCTTTGCTGGACCACTTGAG GTTTTGTATCGATTCTTGGAATTCTTTAGTAAGTTTGACTGGGATAATTTCTGCGTTAGTCTATGGGGTCCAGTACCAATTATTTCACTACCAGATGTGACAG CTGAGCCTCCTCGAAAAGATGCTGGAAACTTACTGCTCAGTAAATCATTTCTTGAGGCCTGTGGTTCAGTTTATGCTGTTTTTCCTGGTGGTCCAGAAAATCAGGGGCAACCCTTTGTTTCCAAGTATTTCAATGTCATTGATCCTTTGCGTGTGAACAATAACCTTGGCCGCAGTGTCAGCAAAG GTAATTTCTTCAGGATACGCAGTGCCTTTGCATTTGGGGCTAAAAAGTTGGCTAGATTACTTGATTGTCCAAAAGATGAGTTGTTTCTTGAAGTCAATCAGTTCTTTTTGAACACTTGGGACAGGCACGGAAGTGGGCAACGACCTGATGTTCCAAGCAATGACTTATGGCGTTTGAGGTTATCTAATCATGACCAATCACCGGGTTCTGAGAATCTCCGGAACAATAGTCATAAGATTGATAATACCTCCAATCGCGATCATGTTGAAAGGGAACAAATTTCACATAGTGGTGTATCTCAGAATAGTAATTTATCATCTGATAACTCGTCGAAAAACAGTGATGTATCTACAATTTCCCATACTCAGATTCAAAAGAATTATGTAAACCAAAATAATTCAAGGAACTTGGGTCAAACTCGAAGGGAAACTACTTCTACTCAAGGTGCTCATGTTGATAAAATTCAGAGAAATATGAAAATTGATAATCCAGTTAGTGATCTCCGTGGAAAGTATCTATTTGCCAGGACACGTTCTAGTCCTGAGTTGACTGACTCGTATGGCGAAGTTTCTTCCCAAGGTAGGCGTACAAGAACAGAAAATATTAAAGGCCAAAATTCCTTTGTGAAATTGGAGAATGGTCGTAGGAAGAATTTTGAGCCAGTTGTAGCTGCAAGAGTCGATGACTCGTCTGGTAGGCACTCATCTCGTCAAGTTGTTGGCAGTGCTGCTGAGTCAATCAGTAATCATGATGAACCAAGTTCAGGTGTCCCGGGTGAGGAGTTTGCATCTGTTACCGGAGCAGGTGGAATGCTGATGATGAATCAGGAGGAGCAAGACCTTTTGAATATGATGCCATCTCCCACTGCTCAAGGTTTCAATGGCCAGGCTCATGTTCCAATGAATTTACCTCCAGGTCACCTACCATTCCCATTTCCACCTTCGGTTCTTGCATCAATGGGATATGGTCAACGGAACATGGCTAACTTTCCCTTTATTGAGGCTCCTTGGGGTGCAAATATGCAATTTCCCCAAGGTTTAGTCCCGTCACCATTGCATCCATATTTTCCTGGATATGGGTTGACCTCAAATACTCAGGATTTAGCTGAACCTGGCAACGAGAATTTCAGTACCGTTGAAAATGTAGCAGAAGCTGATAATGATTACTGGCATGAGCAGGAGAGAAGTTCTGCTAGTGGTGTTGAATCCGATAATGGAAATTTCGAAATGATTCCAGATGATAAACAACAATCAACTTCAGGTAGTTATAACTTTGCCACGTCTTCTCGACCAAGCAGCTCTAGTAGTTCTGCCAGAAATCAGCAGAAGTTTACTAGAGAAAATCGAGGATCAACAAGAGAAGAGCATATTGATAATTTTCACTATCAAGATGGCCGTAGAAATGAGGTTTATTTTGACGATAGAGTAGCAAATTCTGAGTTACCAAGTGCACCACCTTCAAGCTCCTTCAGGAGTAAGAGCCCTTCTGAAAGCTCATGGGATGGATCGTCAGCCAAATCCTCAAAGTCGGCAAGGGAAAAAAGGGGGAAGAAAAGTACTTCCTCAGTATCCGCAACTGCTCACGGTAAGGGTAAAAATGTCTCAGAAACTTCATCTAATCGAGCAGATGATGAAAACAGAGAGTGGACTCCTTTGTTAACTATGACATCTGGTATGTCGGACAGAAGCACCGAGCCTGCAACTGGTCTGTCTTTGCAAGTTCAGAGACATCAAATATCTGGTTTTGAAGCTGCTCAAACAAGTGGATCAGATTCTCAATTACCCATGGCTCCTGTGATTTTAGGTCCCGGTTCTCGCCAAAGAGCTATTGATAATTCTGGAGTTGTTCCATTTGCATTCTATCCCACAGGCCCACCTGTACCCTTTGTTACAATGCTTCCCTTTTTTAATTTTCCAGCCGAGTCTTCTGAGACATCAACAAGCAGCTTCAATGGGGAAGAAAGGGCAGAGAACAATGATTCTAGTCTAAATTTTGATTCATCCGAGGTATATGACCACTCTGAAGTGTCGAGCCCTTCAAACTCAATAACAAGGGCGGGTGTAGAGTCATCTGATCACAAGCCTGACATTCTCAATAGTGACTTTGCTAGCCATTGGCAAAATTTGCAATTCGGGCGATTTTGTCAAAGCCCGTTTCAACCTCCTTCAATGATGCATCCTTCGCCTATTATGGTGCCTCCTGCTTATTTGCAGGGTCGATATCCTTGGGATGGTCCTGGGAGACCTCCTTCAGCTAACATGAATCTTGTCTCTCAGGTCGTTAACTATGGGCCACGTCTTGTTCCCGTTCCTCCTCTCCAATCGGTTTCTAGTAGACCCGCAAATGTTTACCAACGTTTTGTAGAAGATATGCCTCGGTATCGAAGTGGAACTGGAACCTACCTGCCGAATCCG AAGGTTTCTGTTCGAGATCGCCATTCGACAAATACCAGAAGGGGGAGCTACAACTATGATAGAAGTGACCATCACAGTGATAGAGAAGGAAACTGGAATACGAATTCAAAGATGCGATCAACCGGTCGTGGCCATAATCGCAACCAAGGAGAGAAACCAATCTCAAAATCGGAGAGGTTGGCGACTAGTGAGAGCCGCGCCGAGAGGCCATGGAGTGCACACAGAAACGACTCATTTATTCCTCACCAGAACGGTCCAGTCCGTGGAAATTCCTCACAGAACAGTCACGCGAATGTAGCATACGGAATGTACTCTATACCTGGCATGAACCCTAGTGGTGTATCATCCAATGGACCAGCAATGCCATCTGTTGTTATGTTGTATCCTTACGATCATAATTCTGGCTACACTTCGCCAGCCGAGCAGCTAGAGTTTGGGTCTTtgggaccaatgggtttctcgGGCGCCAATGAACTGTCGCAGCCGAACGAGGGAACTCCTCGCTCCAGTGGTGGAATACTTGAAGAGCAAAGGTTTCACGGTGGCCCTGCTCAACGATCTTCACCAGATCAACCCTCTTCACCCCATGTCTCAAG GGGTCCTGATTCTAATGTGAGATAA